The genomic interval TTATTAAAATGTTTTTTTAGCAGGTTGACCTGAAAATTTTCAAATCCAAGATTTTCTAAGTTAAAAATAGATATATTCTTAGAAAGGATTCTTAAAACAACATTTTCGCCAAAAGCTGTTGGAACTGTTGATACCCTCAGGTCAAACTCTTCGCTCAAAAATTTATGAGTAAAGCTTCCGTCTTGAGGGAGCCTTTGTTCAGCAATATCAAGGTTTGATAGAATCTTGATTCTTGATACTAAGTATGGATGAAAATCCATCGGCAGTGCGTAAAAATGTTGCATTATTCCATCTATTCTGTAAAATACATTAGAAGATAGGTTTTCAGGTGTAATATGTATATCCGAAGCTCTGTTTATAATTCCACTATTTATTATAAAATCCACAAATTCAGGTGCTGTATTTCCAATGCCGTCAGAAAGAGATTTGGATAGCAGATTTTCAAACTGTTTCTCTAAAGGATTTTCTATGAGAGAATAGTATGTTTGGATAGATTTTAAAATAAGGTTTTCATCACCAACATATATGTTAGGTTCAAGCTTTGTTCTTCTTTTAACAAGGTCGATAGCTACTATGTTATAAGGGTCAGACAGACAAATATTAATAGTTTTATCATCATGATTTATTGGAAGAAGGTTAAACTGTAGTGCCGTATCTTTTGGTATAAGTTTTAAAGTTTCTGGATTAGGAATTACTTCATTGAGGTTTAAGTATTCTTTACCGCTTTGCTTAGCTAAGGCAAATGCTATATCTGTTGTTGAAACGAAAGACAGCTCTCTGAGAATTTCTCCCAGCAGTTTATTAGGACTAAACTTTTTTATTTTTAATGCTATGCTTAGATGCTGGTCGTTTATAAAACCGTATTTTTTAAGTAGTTCACCGATAGGTAATTTTGTCATGCTAAAATCTTTCTACTTTTTCTACTTTCATGAATATGATCAGTTCTTTTCTGGATTTTGAAACAGTTTTTTGTTTAAATAGGTTTCCTATAACTGGAATATCTCCAAGGACCGGAACTTTTGTTTCTGTATCTGATTCTCCCTTATCAAGTAATCCACCAATGATAATTATATCACCGCTTTTAGCTCTAACTATAGTTCCTGTTTCTTTAACTGCCAAAATAGGAGCTTCTCCCACGACCTGACCACCATCGATAAGCTTTTTAGTATCTATAATAGAAGTTGATATAGGGACAATATTTAAAATTATATCACCATCATCTTCTATGTGTGGAGTTACTCCAAGAGTTATACCATCAAGAATATCTCTTCTTGTATACGTTGCAACAGGATAGGCTGTAGTTGTGGTACCGCCTATATTTGCTCCCACTATATTAAGCTGTTTTGTCCAAAATGGGATAATTCTACCAGATGTTAAAATAGCAGGTTGATTATTTAGCACAAGGACCCTTGGATTGGATAATGTTTTTATATCTCCAAACGTAGCTATGGCATTTAATACTCCTTTAATGTCACCATTTCTCAATACCGCTAAAGATGCTACCGAGTTAGAAAGACTTAATGTTTGTGAATATACAACCGATGGATACATAATTATTTTACTCCAATCCACGCCAAAAGAATAACTATCACTTAAAGAAACTTCCAGAATTTTTGCTTCTATTAAAACTTGCTTATCAATTTCTCTTTTTAATCTTGCAAGATACTCTTCAACAAGCTTAACTCTATCCTTAGTATCTTCTACTACCAACACACCGGTCGTTTTATTTAAAGCATACTTTCCATTTTTTGAAAGAATATTTTTTATATTGTCTTCTATTTGAGCAAACAAATCGTTCTGATCTATACTATAATCTACCTGGAACTCACCATTGATTCCACCGCCCGCTGTTGTTGTACCGCCTGTACCAGTAGTACCCCCACCACCTGTACCAACTCCACCACCAGCTCCACCCCTTTGACCACCGGTAACATTTCCACCAAGTGATGAGTTATAACTTGTTACAGTTTTTATATAAGGCAATTTATAGATTTTCGTGATCGTACCTTTAACATAAATAACTTTATCTCTAACTTCGTAGCTTAAACCAGCAACATCCATAATAGTCTCAAGAGCATCTTTTAGATTTATACCTTTGAAATTTAGCGTAATTGCTTTATTACTATCAACATCTGGAGCAAAGATAACATTATAAGGCGTACCTTTAAGGATAGCATATAAAACCATTTTTAACGGAACATTATCACCGGAAAAGCTAACAACATGCTGTTTTATATTATCTATATCTTTTTTAGGAATATCTTTTTTTGTGAAGGCTATTTTTATAAATTCTTCATCAGTCGTGTTTGTTATTAAATCAGCAATAGGGTCATTAACTTTCTCGTCAGCTTTAACTGAAAGTATGAATATAAAAAATATAATAAATATTACTGAAATAATTTTAACCATCTTGTTTCACCCGTCTTTATATTTTTTAGTTCTACTTTATCTTCGAAAATTTTTATAATTTTGTAATTTTGAATTTGCTGTCCTTCTTTAAGAATGGTGTTGTTTATTATCACAAAACTCTCTAATTTAGATATAAAAATAGACTGTAATTTAATTTGATTAGTTTCAAGAGTATTATTAGCATTAGGGGGAGGTATTTTTTTTACCAATTCTTTTAGGTCTGGCAATTGCTTTATATCTTTGCTATCGCTTTTAATGTTTTTTGTTGCTGGTATATTGGCAACTTTTAATATGTAATTTGCATCTAACTGAGAAGGTTTTATTTTAGATTGCAAAATATAAACTTGTTTTAATTTATCATACGTTTGATAATTTTGACTTA from Sulfurihydrogenibium sp. carries:
- a CDS encoding type II/IV secretion system protein, encoding MTKLPIGELLKKYGFINDQHLSIALKIKKFSPNKLLGEILRELSFVSTTDIAFALAKQSGKEYLNLNEVIPNPETLKLIPKDTALQFNLLPINHDDKTINICLSDPYNIVAIDLVKRRTKLEPNIYVGDENLILKSIQTYYSLIENPLEKQFENLLSKSLSDGIGNTAPEFVDFIINSGIINRASDIHITPENLSSNVFYRIDGIMQHFYALPMDFHPYLVSRIKILSNLDIAEQRLPQDGSFTHKFLSEEFDLRVSTVPTAFGENVVLRILSKNISIFNLENLGFENFQVNLLKKHFNKSMGILLLTGPTGSGKTTTLYSALRRINILNRNVVTVEDPIEYKFPFIKQTQINERAGYTFSRAIRSFLRQDPDVILIGEIRDLETAEMAVRASMTGHLVLSTLHTNDAVGAIPRLEDIGIKPFLIASSLNAIVSQRLIRKVCPSCKVGYKISIENLAKVLGLSVETIKKYVKNEEVVIAKGKGCSHCNNTGYLGRTILAEILEIDEEISSAIAESKNINYIKKLAIEKGMIPIKEIGLIKILKRITTIEEINRVVG
- a CDS encoding secretin and TonB N-terminal domain-containing protein, whose translation is MVKIISVIFIIFFIFILSVKADEKVNDPIADLITNTTDEEFIKIAFTKKDIPKKDIDNIKQHVVSFSGDNVPLKMVLYAILKGTPYNVIFAPDVDSNKAITLNFKGINLKDALETIMDVAGLSYEVRDKVIYVKGTITKIYKLPYIKTVTSYNSSLGGNVTGGQRGGAGGGVGTGGGGTTGTGGTTTAGGGINGEFQVDYSIDQNDLFAQIEDNIKNILSKNGKYALNKTTGVLVVEDTKDRVKLVEEYLARLKREIDKQVLIEAKILEVSLSDSYSFGVDWSKIIMYPSVVYSQTLSLSNSVASLAVLRNGDIKGVLNAIATFGDIKTLSNPRVLVLNNQPAILTSGRIIPFWTKQLNIVGANIGGTTTTAYPVATYTRRDILDGITLGVTPHIEDDGDIILNIVPISTSIIDTKKLIDGGQVVGEAPILAVKETGTIVRAKSGDIIIIGGLLDKGESDTETKVPVLGDIPVIGNLFKQKTVSKSRKELIIFMKVEKVERF